A section of the Gemmatimonadaceae bacterium genome encodes:
- the glmM gene encoding phosphoglucosamine mutase codes for MSTDGLMVSVSGIRGRVGGALTPDVVACYAAAFGAWSASRAGTTKAAGTRPRIVVGRDSRVSGPMFHRVVLGALQSVGCDIIDIGLTTTPTCQLAVEHHHAAGGLMISASHNPIEWNALKFIGPTGLFLEASEGNEMRALVEGGIARATWDHLGEIELDDRAILRHIERVLAIPYLDVAGIRARGFSVAVDCVRGAGAVIMPELLERLGCRVTTINAETDGRFPRPPEPVAENLGELERLVLKTRAAIGFAVDPDVDRLALVSNEGKAIGEDFTLALAARVVLRHRRGALVTNLSTSRIVEDVAVSAGVPVLRAPVGEVNVAVRMRDERAPIGGEGNGGVILSEVHLGRDAPVGAALVLQLLHEENRSLSEIVAELPKYVIVKDKLDRPSAPLGTVYEALRAAFPDAEADAQDGLRLAWIDRWVHVRPSGTEPIVRVIAEAPTDAAARELVRKSREPLDALAAQH; via the coding sequence ATGTCCACCGACGGATTGATGGTGAGTGTCTCGGGCATTCGCGGCCGCGTCGGTGGGGCGCTCACGCCGGATGTCGTCGCGTGCTATGCGGCCGCGTTCGGAGCTTGGTCCGCGTCTCGGGCCGGGACGACCAAAGCGGCAGGCACGCGCCCGAGAATCGTCGTCGGCCGCGACAGCCGTGTCTCGGGGCCGATGTTCCACCGAGTGGTTCTCGGCGCGCTGCAATCCGTCGGCTGCGACATCATCGACATCGGATTGACGACCACTCCAACGTGCCAGCTTGCCGTCGAGCACCATCACGCGGCGGGCGGTCTGATGATCTCGGCGAGCCACAATCCGATCGAGTGGAACGCACTCAAGTTCATCGGGCCGACCGGGCTTTTTCTCGAGGCGTCCGAGGGGAACGAGATGCGCGCGCTGGTCGAGGGCGGGATTGCGCGCGCGACGTGGGATCACCTCGGCGAGATCGAGCTGGATGACCGTGCGATCCTGCGACACATCGAACGTGTCCTTGCGATACCGTACCTCGACGTCGCCGGCATTCGCGCGCGCGGCTTTTCCGTCGCAGTCGATTGCGTCCGAGGAGCTGGTGCCGTGATCATGCCGGAGCTCCTCGAGCGGCTTGGCTGCCGTGTCACGACGATCAACGCCGAAACGGATGGAAGATTTCCGCGGCCGCCGGAACCGGTGGCGGAGAATCTTGGGGAGCTGGAACGACTCGTGCTCAAAACCCGCGCGGCGATCGGATTCGCGGTGGATCCCGACGTGGACCGTCTTGCGTTGGTCTCGAACGAAGGGAAGGCGATTGGCGAGGACTTCACGCTGGCATTGGCGGCGAGAGTGGTCCTCAGGCATCGACGAGGCGCACTTGTAACGAATCTTTCCACCAGCCGGATCGTCGAGGATGTGGCCGTCTCGGCGGGGGTCCCTGTCCTCAGGGCGCCGGTTGGCGAAGTGAACGTCGCGGTTCGTATGCGCGATGAGAGGGCTCCGATTGGTGGCGAAGGAAATGGTGGCGTGATTCTATCCGAGGTGCATCTTGGACGGGATGCGCCGGTGGGCGCGGCGCTCGTCCTACAACTGCTGCACGAGGAGAATCGCTCTCTGTCCGAGATCGTCGCGGAGCTGCCGAAGTACGTCATCGTCAAAGACAAGCTGGACCGCCCGTCCGCTCCGCTCGGTACGGTGTACGAAGCGTTGCGCGCGGCGTTTCCGGATGCCGAGGCGGACGCGCAGGATGGCCTCAGGCTCGCGTGGATCGACCGGTGGGTTCACGTTCGACCGTCCGGTACCGAGCCCATCGTGCGCGTGATCGCCGAGGCTCCGACCGACGCGGCCGCTCGAGAACTGGTGCGCAAATCACGCGAGCCGCTCGATGCGCTCGCCGCTCAACATTGA
- a CDS encoding HD domain-containing phosphohydrolase has product MIARPHEVSPVLPCCLVVDDEPRLRQAMVHLMRADGFQCVEAANGVEALEQLERYPVSLMLSDLRMPKMDGLELLRESRVRFPDIAVVMITAVADVQVAVSCLANGAADYVVKPYQIDDVRARVAQALDKRRLLLENRAYRESLEDRVKEQARENEELFLASIQSLAEALELKDPYTRGHSIRVSQYSRAIARAMGLFGDMLRQIELGGHVHDIGKIGVREAVLNKAERLTAEEYEHIMTHPVLGWRILAPLLGDRPCALNIVRSHHERYDGLGTPDGLHGNQIPLEARIVAVADALDAMTSDRPYRPSEMSLCAALEEIRRNTTTQFDPDVVEALTRVVAAGDLQLLPKSPHGSLVPAH; this is encoded by the coding sequence ATGATCGCGCGGCCGCACGAAGTCTCCCCGGTTTTGCCCTGCTGTCTGGTCGTCGACGACGAGCCGCGCCTTCGACAGGCCATGGTCCACCTGATGCGCGCCGACGGGTTCCAGTGCGTCGAGGCGGCCAACGGCGTCGAAGCGCTCGAGCAGTTGGAACGCTATCCCGTGTCGCTGATGCTGAGCGACCTCCGAATGCCGAAGATGGACGGCCTCGAGCTGCTCCGAGAATCGCGGGTGCGCTTTCCCGACATCGCCGTGGTGATGATCACCGCCGTCGCGGACGTTCAAGTCGCGGTGAGCTGCTTGGCCAACGGGGCGGCCGATTACGTCGTCAAACCGTACCAGATCGACGACGTCCGGGCCCGAGTCGCCCAAGCGCTCGACAAGCGGCGGTTGCTCCTCGAGAATCGCGCGTATCGCGAGAGCCTCGAGGATCGGGTCAAGGAACAAGCTCGCGAGAACGAAGAGCTCTTCCTCGCCAGCATTCAATCGCTCGCCGAAGCGCTCGAGCTCAAAGACCCTTATACACGCGGCCATTCGATTCGCGTGAGCCAGTACTCGCGCGCCATCGCCCGCGCGATGGGTCTGTTCGGAGACATGCTGCGGCAAATCGAGCTCGGCGGACACGTCCACGACATCGGCAAAATCGGCGTTCGCGAAGCGGTGCTCAACAAGGCCGAGCGGCTCACCGCTGAAGAGTACGAGCACATCATGACGCACCCGGTGCTCGGCTGGCGAATTCTCGCTCCACTCCTCGGCGACCGGCCCTGCGCGCTCAACATCGTGCGTTCACACCACGAACGCTACGATGGGTTGGGGACGCCGGACGGTCTTCACGGAAATCAGATCCCTCTCGAGGCGCGCATCGTCGCCGTCGCCGACGCGCTCGACGCGATGACGAGCGATCGGCCATATCGCCCGAGCGAGATGTCTCTTTGCGCGGCGCTCGAGGAGATCCGCCGCAACACGACGACGCAGTTCGATCCTGACGTCGTCGAGGCACTCACTCGCGTCGTCGCCGCGGGCGATCTCCAGCTTCTTCCCAAGTCCCCGCACGGTTCGCTGGTTCCGGCGCATTGA
- a CDS encoding cystathionine gamma-synthase yields the protein MTRVFDDDLATGFGTRAIHAGQRPEPLAGAIMTPVYLTSTYVQEGLGQNKGYEYARGKNPTREAFERNVAALENGRHGFAFSSGMGCLDSIMKLFRAGDHVVCAENVYGGTFRLFDKLLQNFGLSFTYVDTRDPQRVADAMRPETRLVLAETPSNPLMRLTDIAAVADIAHRANALLVVDNTFASPYFQRPLELGADIVYHSTTKYLNGHSDMIGGCAVTRDDDLGARLQFIHNAAGAVAGPFDAWLALRGTKTLHLRMRQHDANGREIAKWLVERVGTENVYYIGLPSHPQHELAKRQMSGFGGMISVELGTKERAAHVLGRVRVFALAESLGGVESLISQPAGMTHASVPPDRRAALGLSDGLVRLSCGVEDVGDLLADLEQAFDGIPERAGGGRESARGSRARDTIGSGAP from the coding sequence ATGACTCGAGTCTTTGATGACGATCTCGCTACGGGATTTGGCACTCGCGCCATCCACGCCGGCCAGCGCCCCGAACCCCTCGCCGGCGCCATCATGACGCCGGTGTACCTGACCTCGACGTACGTGCAGGAAGGGTTGGGTCAGAACAAAGGGTACGAATACGCCCGCGGAAAGAACCCGACTCGCGAGGCGTTCGAGCGCAACGTGGCCGCGCTCGAGAACGGCCGCCACGGATTCGCGTTTTCGAGCGGCATGGGCTGCCTCGATTCGATCATGAAGCTCTTCCGCGCCGGCGACCACGTCGTCTGCGCGGAAAATGTTTACGGCGGAACGTTCCGCCTGTTCGACAAGCTCCTGCAGAACTTCGGTCTGAGCTTCACCTACGTCGACACGCGCGATCCTCAGCGCGTCGCCGACGCGATGCGCCCCGAGACAAGGCTCGTTCTGGCCGAGACGCCGAGCAATCCGCTCATGCGGCTCACGGACATCGCGGCCGTCGCCGACATCGCGCACCGCGCGAACGCGCTGCTCGTCGTCGACAACACGTTTGCATCACCGTATTTCCAGCGGCCGCTCGAGCTGGGCGCGGACATCGTGTACCACTCGACCACGAAATACTTGAACGGCCACAGCGACATGATCGGCGGCTGCGCGGTGACTCGCGACGACGATCTCGGCGCGCGATTGCAATTCATCCACAACGCCGCCGGCGCGGTCGCGGGACCGTTCGACGCTTGGCTCGCGCTTCGCGGCACGAAGACCCTGCACCTCCGCATGCGGCAGCACGACGCGAACGGCCGCGAGATCGCCAAGTGGCTGGTCGAGCGCGTCGGCACCGAGAATGTGTATTACATCGGCTTGCCGTCTCACCCGCAGCACGAGTTGGCCAAGCGGCAGATGTCCGGCTTCGGCGGCATGATCAGCGTGGAGCTCGGGACGAAAGAGCGGGCCGCCCACGTGCTCGGCCGCGTCCGCGTCTTCGCGCTCGCCGAATCACTCGGCGGCGTGGAGTCCCTGATCAGCCAGCCGGCCGGTATGACGCACGCGTCGGTTCCACCGGATCGCCGTGCCGCGCTCGGGTTGAGCGACGGCCTGGTCAGGCTTTCTTGCGGGGTGGAAGACGTCGGCGATTTGCTGGCCGACCTGGAACAGGCGTTCGACGGGATTCCGGAAAGGGCTGGCGGCGGGCGCGAATCAGCGAGAGGCTCGCGCGCTCGCGACACAATCGGAAGCGGAGCACCGTAG
- a CDS encoding M48 family metallopeptidase, with protein sequence MANRVQLVQISSRAWEHPADRAALNTLRAIPGFDEVVRKVAGFFGERGIRQLFLGDAVQVTPGQRPQLNAMWTEVLETLDWPERPELYVSQTPVANAMAVGFDKPFVVIHSGLLEILDEDEVRSILGHELGHIMSGHPTYTTIAVILMYFGVSNLPFLAAAALLPFQLALLEWSRKSEFSSDRAGLLAVQDLNKVMGAEMKLAGGKPYGDTLRVEEFIRQAEAYETGGDAWDTVLKILNTVMRTHPMHTVRAAELLRWQRAGGFDKIMAGDYVRRGSGDKDQPLGEDYADAAGYYGQKTRETVNQFKDGLSRARDAVSSAWRNR encoded by the coding sequence ATGGCAAACCGCGTCCAGCTCGTCCAGATCTCGTCACGCGCGTGGGAGCACCCGGCCGACCGCGCCGCGCTCAACACGCTCCGCGCCATTCCCGGCTTCGACGAGGTTGTGAGAAAGGTCGCCGGCTTCTTCGGCGAACGCGGAATCCGCCAGCTGTTTCTGGGCGATGCGGTGCAGGTGACCCCCGGTCAACGGCCGCAGCTGAACGCCATGTGGACCGAAGTCCTCGAGACCCTCGATTGGCCCGAACGCCCCGAGCTGTACGTGAGCCAAACGCCGGTCGCCAACGCGATGGCGGTGGGATTCGACAAGCCGTTCGTCGTGATTCACTCCGGGCTGCTCGAAATCCTCGACGAAGACGAAGTGCGCTCGATCCTCGGGCACGAGCTCGGGCACATCATGAGCGGGCATCCGACGTACACCACGATTGCCGTGATCCTGATGTACTTCGGCGTGAGCAACCTGCCCTTCCTCGCTGCGGCGGCGCTTCTGCCCTTCCAGCTCGCGCTGCTCGAGTGGAGCCGCAAGAGCGAGTTCTCGTCGGACCGCGCCGGCCTGCTTGCCGTGCAAGACCTCAACAAGGTCATGGGCGCCGAGATGAAGCTCGCCGGCGGCAAGCCGTACGGCGACACGCTGCGCGTCGAGGAGTTCATTCGTCAGGCCGAGGCCTACGAGACAGGCGGCGACGCCTGGGACACGGTGCTCAAGATTCTCAACACCGTGATGCGCACGCACCCAATGCACACCGTTCGCGCGGCCGAGCTTCTGCGTTGGCAGCGCGCGGGCGGCTTCGACAAGATCATGGCCGGCGACTACGTGCGACGCGGAAGCGGTGACAAGGATCAGCCGCTCGGTGAGGATTACGCCGACGCCGCGGGTTACTACGGGCAGAAGACCCGCGAGACGGTGAATCAGTTCAAGGATGGGCTCAGTCGGGCGCGCGACGCGGTGAGCTCCGCGTGGCGGAACCGCTGA